From one Thermoanaerobaculia bacterium genomic stretch:
- a CDS encoding magnesium and cobalt transport protein CorA: protein MSRGVIDCASYREGVRVATLALDEIPAALADPSIFVWLGLYEPDEALLDRVQAAFHLHDLAVEDAHRAHQRPKLERYGDSLFIVLRTAQFTAHPAIPGDPSDHRDFELGETHLFVGPRYVVTVRHGSLKDHVGLRGRCEFENDRLALGSGYVLYALLDFVVDQYFPIAEELERQFEAIETDVFDGFSSRETTADLYDFSRKLQSMRRAVSPLLDVLQRLERFEGAPLPESMQVYFRDVHDHLMRIQEMLEGLSEMNRSALAAHLSLLSVAQSDETKRLAAWAAIIAVPTMVAGIYGMNFQFMPELGWRFGYPLVVGSMVLVCLVLYRQFKKSGWL from the coding sequence ATTTCGCGGGGCGTCATCGACTGCGCCTCTTATCGCGAGGGAGTGCGCGTCGCGACCCTGGCCCTGGACGAGATCCCGGCGGCGCTCGCGGATCCATCCATCTTCGTCTGGCTCGGCCTCTACGAGCCCGACGAGGCGCTGCTCGACCGCGTTCAGGCGGCCTTCCATCTTCACGACCTCGCGGTCGAGGACGCCCATCGCGCCCACCAGCGGCCGAAGCTCGAACGCTACGGCGACTCGCTGTTCATTGTCCTGCGTACGGCGCAGTTCACAGCCCACCCCGCCATCCCCGGCGACCCCTCCGACCACCGCGATTTCGAGCTCGGCGAGACCCACCTCTTCGTCGGCCCGCGCTACGTCGTCACGGTGCGCCATGGATCGCTCAAAGACCATGTCGGCCTCCGCGGCCGCTGCGAGTTCGAGAACGACCGCCTGGCGCTCGGGTCGGGCTACGTGCTCTATGCCCTGCTCGACTTCGTGGTCGACCAGTATTTTCCGATCGCCGAGGAGCTCGAGCGACAGTTCGAAGCCATCGAGACCGACGTCTTCGACGGCTTCAGCAGCCGCGAGACGACAGCGGATCTCTACGACTTCAGCCGCAAGCTCCAGTCGATGCGGCGGGCGGTCTCGCCGCTGCTCGACGTCCTGCAGCGCCTCGAGCGCTTCGAGGGGGCGCCGCTGCCGGAGAGCATGCAGGTCTACTTCCGCGATGTCCACGATCACCTGATGCGCATCCAGGAGATGCTCGAGGGCCTCTCCGAAATGAACCGTTCGGCACTCGCCGCGCATCTTTCGCTGCTCTCCGTCGCGCAGAGCGACGAGACCAAGCGCCTGGCGGCCTGGGCGGCGATCATCGCCGTCCCCACCATGGTCGCCGGGATCTACGGCATGAACTTCCAGTTCATGCCCGAGCTCGGCTGGCGCTTCGGCTACCCCCTGGTCGTCGGCAGCATGGTGCTCGTCTGCCTGGTCCTCTACCGCCAGTTCAAGAAGAGCGGCTGGCTGTAG